A window from Planococcus maritimus encodes these proteins:
- a CDS encoding thioredoxin family protein, which translates to MMTEREYFEHAITLEKYMAQMESNQEKTYTIYEKFKLPDDTEFIDKLKQQRVNILAITEDWCGDAMMVNPILRKLAEAGDLEVRCVYRDDNPELMDRYLTNGGKSIPKYIFLSESGEVMGSWGPRSPKVQQMVDEKKTKLPEKENPQYELHWKTIVGEISDRFTSDPDLWQDTYEDIRKSLQEIL; encoded by the coding sequence ATGATGACGGAACGGGAATATTTTGAGCACGCCATCACGCTGGAGAAATACATGGCGCAAATGGAGTCAAATCAAGAAAAAACTTATACGATCTACGAGAAATTCAAGCTGCCGGACGACACGGAATTTATCGATAAGTTGAAACAGCAGCGAGTGAACATCTTGGCGATTACCGAAGACTGGTGCGGCGATGCGATGATGGTCAACCCGATTCTGAGAAAATTGGCAGAAGCGGGGGATCTCGAAGTGCGCTGTGTTTACCGCGATGACAACCCAGAACTCATGGATCGCTATTTGACGAACGGCGGCAAGTCGATTCCGAAATACATCTTCCTGTCCGAAAGTGGGGAAGTAATGGGCTCTTGGGGGCCACGTTCACCAAAAGTCCAACAGATGGTCGATGAGAAGAAAACAAAACTGCCGGAAAAAGAAAATCCTCAATACGAATTGCATTGGAAAACGATTGTCGGAGAGATATCGGATCGTTTCACGTCTGATCCGGATCTCTGGCAAGATACGTATGAAGACATTCGCAAAAGCTTGCAAGAAATCTTGTAA
- a CDS encoding diacylglycerol kinase has protein sequence MKRARIIYNPTSGRELFRRHLPEVLQKMEIAGYETSCHATTCEGDAVKAAEYAVEHKFDLVVAVGGDGTLNEVVSGIAKYPERPKVGLIPMGTTNDFARAVRIPRDINRAVDIIIKGESIPVDIGVMNDDRYFVNIAGGGRLTELTYEVPSKLKTVLGQLAYYLKGIEMIPSIRSSRVRIEYDGQVFDDKAMMFLIGLTNSVGGFEKLAPDASINDGKFTLLILKELNMAEFIRVASLALRGEHLSDPHVLYVKASKISVTSNERVLLNLDGEFGGILPATFENLERHIEMFVPLEYIKEKDRK, from the coding sequence ATGAAACGAGCACGCATAATTTATAACCCAACATCCGGCAGGGAATTGTTCCGCCGCCACCTTCCGGAAGTATTACAAAAGATGGAAATCGCAGGATACGAAACCTCTTGCCATGCAACAACATGTGAAGGGGACGCAGTCAAGGCGGCAGAGTATGCCGTCGAGCATAAATTTGATTTAGTAGTAGCAGTTGGCGGAGACGGGACACTCAATGAAGTGGTTTCAGGAATTGCTAAATATCCGGAACGCCCGAAAGTGGGCTTGATTCCAATGGGCACGACCAACGACTTCGCGCGCGCCGTACGCATACCGCGCGACATCAACCGCGCCGTTGACATCATTATCAAAGGTGAGTCGATCCCTGTCGATATCGGAGTGATGAACGATGACCGTTATTTCGTCAATATTGCCGGAGGCGGCCGTCTAACGGAGCTAACCTATGAAGTTCCAAGCAAACTCAAGACGGTACTTGGCCAGTTGGCCTATTACTTAAAAGGCATCGAGATGATTCCATCGATTCGTTCTTCACGCGTCCGCATTGAATACGATGGGCAAGTGTTCGACGACAAAGCGATGATGTTCTTGATTGGGCTAACCAATTCCGTCGGCGGTTTTGAAAAGCTAGCGCCGGACGCGAGTATTAATGACGGCAAATTTACTTTGCTCATTCTGAAAGAATTGAATATGGCAGAGTTTATCCGTGTGGCTTCCCTAGCGCTTCGCGGGGAACATTTATCCGACCCTCATGTCTTATATGTGAAGGCAAGCAAGATTTCAGTGACATCCAATGAACGCGTCTTGCTCAACTTGGACGGCGAGTTTGGCGGTATTTTGCCGGCTACTTTCGAGAACTTGGAGCGGCATATTGAAATGTTCGTACCGCTGGAATACATCAAAGAAAAAGACCGCAAATAA